The following proteins are encoded in a genomic region of Tenacibaculum sp. 190524A05c:
- the rpsC gene encoding 30S ribosomal protein S3, with product MGQKTNPIGNRLGIIRGWESNWYGGNDYGDKIAEDDKIRRYLKARLSKASVSRIIIERTLKLVTVTITTARPGIIIGKGGQEVDKLKEELKKITGKEVQINIFEIKRPELDANLVAASIARQIENRISYKRATKMAIAAAMRMNAEGIKVQLSGRLNGAEMARSEHYKEGRIPLSTFRADIDYSLVEAHTTYGRIGVKVWIMKGEVYGKRELSPLVGLSKQKGNSNNKGGGRRQPRRRK from the coding sequence ATGGGACAAAAGACAAATCCAATAGGAAATCGTTTAGGAATCATCAGAGGATGGGAATCTAACTGGTATGGTGGAAATGACTACGGTGATAAAATTGCTGAAGATGATAAGATAAGAAGGTATTTAAAAGCCAGATTATCAAAAGCAAGTGTATCTCGTATTATTATTGAGCGTACTTTAAAACTTGTAACCGTTACTATCACTACTGCACGTCCAGGTATCATTATCGGTAAAGGAGGTCAAGAGGTAGACAAGTTAAAAGAAGAGCTTAAGAAAATTACTGGTAAAGAAGTTCAAATTAACATTTTTGAGATTAAGCGTCCAGAATTAGATGCAAATTTAGTTGCAGCTAGTATCGCTCGTCAAATCGAAAATAGAATTTCTTACAAGCGTGCTACTAAAATGGCTATCGCGGCTGCAATGCGTATGAACGCAGAAGGTATTAAAGTACAACTTTCTGGACGTTTAAACGGAGCTGAAATGGCACGTTCTGAACACTATAAAGAGGGAAGAATTCCTTTATCTACTTTTAGAGCAGATATCGATTATTCACTTGTTGAAGCGCATACTACATACGGAAGAATCGGTGTGAAGGTATGGATTATGAAAGGTGAGGTTTATGGTAAAAGAGAGTTATCTCCATTAGTTGGATTATCTAAGCAAAAAGGTAATTCTAACAACAAAGGTGGTGGTAGACGTCAACCTCGCAGAAGAAAATAA
- the rpsN gene encoding 30S ribosomal protein S14: MAKESMKARERKRAKTVAKYAEKRKALKEAGDYEALQKLPKNASPIRMHNRCKLTGRPKGYMRQFGISRVTFREMANQGLIPGVKKASW; this comes from the coding sequence ATGGCTAAAGAATCAATGAAAGCGCGCGAGCGTAAAAGAGCTAAAACGGTTGCTAAGTATGCTGAAAAAAGAAAGGCTTTAAAAGAAGCTGGAGATTATGAAGCATTACAAAAGTTACCTAAGAACGCTTCACCAATTAGAATGCACAATCGTTGTAAGCTAACTGGTCGTCCGAAAGGATATATGCGTCAGTTTGGAATTTCACGTGTTACTTTCCGTGAAATGGCAAACCAAGGATTAATTCCAGGTGTAAAGAAAGCTAGCTGGTAG
- the rplX gene encoding 50S ribosomal protein L24 yields the protein MKKFKIKSGDTVKVIAGDHKGSEGKVLRILKDNDRVVVEGVNMVSKHTKPSAANPQGGIVKQEAPLHISNVALVENGEAVRVGYKVEGDTKTRISKKTKNAI from the coding sequence ATGAAGAAATTTAAAATTAAATCAGGAGATACTGTTAAAGTTATCGCAGGAGATCACAAAGGATCTGAAGGAAAAGTTTTACGTATCCTTAAAGATAATGATAGAGTAGTAGTAGAAGGTGTAAATATGGTATCTAAGCATACTAAGCCAAGCGCTGCTAATCCACAAGGAGGTATCGTAAAACAAGAAGCTCCATTACATATTTCGAACGTTGCTTTAGTAGAAAATGGTGAAGCTGTAAGAGTAGGTTATAAAGTTGAAGGAGATACTAAAACTAGAATCTCTAAAAAAACTAAAAACGCAATATAA
- the rplE gene encoding 50S ribosomal protein L5, with product MSYVPRLKEEYKARVIKALTDEFGYKNVMQVPKLQKIVVSKGVGAAIADKKLIEYAVDELTAITGQKAVPTMSKKDVANFKLRKGMPIGAKVTLRGDIMYEFLDRLITASLPRVRDFNGIKANGFDGRGNYNLGITEQIIYPEINIDQVKKINGMDITFVTSATTDKEAKSLLGELGLPFKKN from the coding sequence ATGAGTTACGTACCAAGATTAAAAGAAGAATACAAGGCTAGAGTTATTAAGGCTCTTACTGATGAGTTCGGATATAAGAACGTAATGCAAGTACCTAAATTACAGAAGATTGTTGTAAGTAAAGGTGTAGGTGCTGCTATTGCTGATAAGAAATTAATTGAGTATGCAGTTGACGAGTTAACTGCTATCACAGGACAGAAAGCTGTTCCTACAATGTCTAAGAAGGATGTTGCAAACTTCAAATTACGTAAAGGAATGCCAATTGGTGCTAAGGTTACGTTAAGAGGAGACATCATGTATGAATTCTTAGATCGTTTAATTACAGCTTCTTTACCTCGTGTAAGAGATTTTAATGGAATTAAAGCAAATGGATTTGATGGTAGAGGTAATTATAACTTAGGTATTACTGAACAAATCATTTACCCAGAGATTAATATTGACCAAGTAAAGAAAATCAACGGTATGGATATTACATTTGTAACATCTGCTACTACTGATAAGGAAGCTAAGTCATTATTAGGAGAATTAGGTTTACCATTTAAAAAGAATTAA
- the rplB gene encoding 50S ribosomal protein L2 — translation MSVRKLKPITPGQRFRVVNGFDTITTDKPEKSLLAPKKRTGGRNNQGRMTTPNRGGGHKRRYRIIDFKRDRYNDPATVLTIEYDPNRTAFIALVQYADGEKRYVIAQNGLKVGQTIVSGKEATPDVGNAMFLSDIPLGTTISCIELRPGQGAVMARSAGSFAQLMARDGKYAIVKLPSGETRLILQTCLATIGVVSNSDHQLLVSGKAGRSRWLGRRPRTNAVRKNPVDHPMGGGEGRSSGGHPRSKNGIPAKGYKTRSKTKASNKYILERRKK, via the coding sequence ATGTCAGTTAGAAAATTAAAACCAATAACACCAGGTCAGCGTTTTAGAGTTGTGAATGGGTTCGACACCATCACTACTGATAAGCCGGAAAAGTCATTATTGGCTCCGAAAAAAAGAACTGGAGGTCGAAACAATCAGGGTCGTATGACTACTCCTAACAGAGGTGGAGGTCATAAGAGAAGATATCGTATTATCGATTTCAAAAGAGATAGATATAACGATCCTGCTACAGTATTAACTATTGAGTACGATCCAAACCGTACAGCGTTTATCGCTTTAGTTCAATATGCTGATGGAGAAAAGCGTTATGTAATCGCTCAAAACGGATTAAAAGTAGGACAGACTATCGTTTCAGGAAAAGAAGCTACACCAGATGTTGGTAATGCTATGTTTTTAAGTGATATTCCTTTAGGAACAACTATTTCTTGTATCGAATTACGTCCAGGTCAAGGAGCTGTTATGGCTCGTTCTGCAGGTTCTTTTGCTCAATTAATGGCAAGAGACGGAAAATATGCAATTGTTAAGTTACCTTCAGGTGAAACAAGATTAATCTTACAAACTTGTTTGGCAACTATTGGAGTAGTATCTAATTCAGATCACCAATTATTAGTTTCTGGTAAAGCTGGTAGATCTAGATGGTTAGGTAGAAGACCAAGAACTAATGCAGTTAGAAAGAACCCAGTTGATCACCCAATGGGAGGTGGTGAAGGACGTTCTTCTGGAGGACATCCAAGATCTAAGAATGGTATCCCAGCTAAAGGATATAAGACTAGATCTAAGACTAAAGCTAGTAACAAGTATATTTTAGAACGTAGAAAGAAATAA
- the rplP gene encoding 50S ribosomal protein L16 translates to MLQPKRVKFRRVQKGKGNMSGNSGRGTQLSNGMFGIKSLDQNLLTSRQIEAARIAATRYMKREGQLWIKIFPDKPITKKPLEVRMGKGKGAPDHFVAVVKPGRILFEVGGVPMEVAKEALRLAAQKLPVKTKFIIARDFDYNA, encoded by the coding sequence ATGTTACAGCCAAAAAGAGTAAAATTTCGTAGAGTTCAGAAAGGTAAAGGAAACATGAGTGGTAACTCTGGAAGAGGAACTCAGTTATCAAACGGAATGTTTGGTATCAAATCCTTAGACCAGAACTTACTTACTTCTCGACAAATAGAAGCTGCTCGTATTGCGGCGACTCGTTATATGAAAAGGGAAGGTCAGCTTTGGATTAAAATTTTCCCAGACAAGCCAATAACTAAGAAACCGTTAGAGGTACGTATGGGTAAAGGTAAAGGAGCACCTGACCATTTCGTTGCTGTTGTTAAACCAGGAAGAATCTTATTTGAAGTTGGTGGTGTGCCAATGGAAGTAGCAAAAGAAGCACTACGTTTAGCTGCTCAAAAGCTTCCTGTTAAGACGAAGTTTATCATTGCAAGAGATTTTGATTATAACGCTTAA
- the rpsL gene encoding 30S ribosomal protein S12, which produces MPTIQQLVRKGRTKITKKSKSAALTACPQRRGVCTRVYTTTPKKPNSAMRKVARVRLTNGNEINAYIPGEGHNLQEHSIVLVRGGRVKDLPGVKYHIVRGALDTAGVEGRTQRRSKYGAKRPKDKK; this is translated from the coding sequence ATGCCAACTATTCAACAATTAGTTCGTAAAGGAAGAACCAAAATAACTAAGAAGAGTAAATCGGCTGCTTTAACGGCATGTCCTCAGAGACGTGGAGTTTGTACGCGTGTGTATACAACTACGCCAAAGAAACCTAACTCAGCTATGCGTAAAGTAGCTCGTGTTAGATTAACAAATGGTAATGAAATCAACGCGTATATTCCAGGTGAAGGACATAACCTACAAGAGCACTCGATAGTATTAGTTAGAGGTGGAAGGGTAAAAGATTTACCAGGTGTAAAATACCACATCGTACGTGGTGCATTAGATACTGCAGGTGTTGAGGGAAGAACTCAACGTAGATCTAAATATGGTGCAAAACGCCCTAAAGACAAAAAGTAA
- the rplC gene encoding 50S ribosomal protein L3, which yields MSGLIGKKVGMTSLFDENGKNIPCTVIEAGPCVVTQVRTEEVDGYSALQLGFDDKKAKSSNKALDGHFAKAGTVAKKQVVEFQGFEGEYKLGDSITVEHFAEGEFVDVSGTSKGKGFQGVVKRHGFGGVGQATHGQHNRLRAPGSIGAASYPARVFKGMRMAGRMGGDRVKVQNLRVLKVVAEKNLLVVKGAVPGHKNSYVIIEK from the coding sequence ATGTCTGGGTTAATAGGAAAAAAAGTAGGTATGACCAGCTTATTCGATGAGAATGGGAAGAATATCCCATGTACTGTTATCGAAGCAGGTCCATGCGTAGTTACCCAAGTCAGAACCGAAGAGGTTGATGGCTATTCAGCTTTACAACTTGGTTTCGATGACAAGAAGGCAAAAAGCTCTAATAAAGCTTTAGACGGTCACTTTGCAAAAGCAGGTACTGTTGCTAAAAAACAAGTCGTTGAGTTCCAAGGTTTCGAAGGTGAGTATAAATTGGGTGACTCAATTACAGTTGAACACTTTGCTGAAGGTGAGTTCGTAGATGTTTCTGGAACTTCTAAAGGTAAAGGTTTTCAAGGGGTTGTTAAACGTCACGGATTTGGTGGTGTTGGACAAGCTACACACGGTCAACATAACCGTTTAAGAGCGCCAGGTTCTATTGGTGCGGCTTCTTATCCTGCAAGAGTATTCAAAGGAATGCGTATGGCAGGACGTATGGGAGGTGATAGAGTTAAAGTTCAAAATTTAAGAGTATTAAAAGTAGTTGCTGAAAAGAATCTTTTAGTTGTAAAAGGAGCTGTTCCAGGACACAAGAACTCTTATGTAATTATTGAGAAGTAA
- the rpsS gene encoding 30S ribosomal protein S19 yields the protein MARSLKKGPYVHYKLERKVLANVESGKKSVIKTWSRASMITPDFVGQTIAVHNGRQFVPVYVTENMVGHKLGEFSPTRSFRGHAGAKNKGKK from the coding sequence ATGGCAAGATCATTAAAAAAAGGACCTTACGTTCACTATAAGTTAGAAAGAAAAGTGTTAGCTAACGTTGAATCAGGAAAGAAATCTGTGATCAAAACTTGGTCTAGAGCTAGTATGATTACTCCTGATTTTGTTGGACAAACTATCGCTGTTCATAATGGACGTCAGTTTGTACCTGTTTACGTTACAGAAAACATGGTAGGTCATAAGTTAGGCGAATTTTCACCAACACGTTCATTCCGTGGACACGCTGGTGCTAAAAATAAAGGAAAAAAATAG
- the rplN gene encoding 50S ribosomal protein L14, giving the protein MLQTESRLKVADNTGAKEVLVIRVLGGTKKRYASVGDKIVVTVKSATPNGTVKKGQVSRAVVVRTKKEVRRKDGSYIRFDDNACVLLNPSEEMRGTRVFGPVARELREKQFMKIVSLAPEVL; this is encoded by the coding sequence ATGTTACAGACAGAATCAAGATTAAAAGTAGCAGACAACACTGGAGCGAAGGAAGTTTTAGTGATTAGAGTTTTAGGAGGAACAAAAAAGCGTTACGCTAGCGTTGGAGATAAGATCGTAGTTACAGTAAAGTCTGCAACTCCAAACGGAACTGTAAAGAAAGGTCAAGTATCTCGTGCAGTTGTTGTTCGTACTAAGAAAGAAGTTAGACGTAAAGACGGGTCATATATCAGATTTGATGATAACGCTTGTGTACTTTTAAATCCTTCAGAGGAAATGAGAGGTACTCGTGTATTCGGTCCTGTTGCTCGTGAATTACGTGAGAAACAATTTATGAAAATAGTATCATTAGCACCTGAGGTGTTATAA
- the rpsG gene encoding 30S ribosomal protein S7: MRKRRAKKRVLLPDPRFNDQLVTRFVNNLMWDGKKSVAFKVFYDAMDIVNEKKTDEEKSALEIWKDGLSNVMPHVEVRSRRVGGATFQIPMQIRPDRKVSMAIKWMISYARKRNEKTMAQRLAAEVLAAAKEEGAAVKKRVDTHKMAEANKAFSHFRF; this comes from the coding sequence ATGAGAAAAAGAAGAGCGAAAAAAAGAGTTTTGTTACCGGATCCAAGATTTAATGATCAATTAGTAACACGTTTTGTGAATAACTTAATGTGGGACGGTAAGAAATCTGTAGCGTTCAAAGTATTTTACGATGCAATGGATATCGTAAATGAAAAGAAAACTGACGAGGAAAAGTCAGCTTTAGAAATTTGGAAAGATGGTTTATCTAATGTAATGCCACACGTAGAGGTTCGTTCTCGTCGTGTTGGTGGAGCTACATTCCAGATACCAATGCAAATACGTCCAGATCGTAAAGTTTCAATGGCGATCAAATGGATGATTAGTTATGCTCGTAAGCGTAACGAAAAAACAATGGCTCAGCGTTTAGCAGCTGAGGTTTTAGCAGCAGCTAAAGAAGAAGGAGCAGCAGTTAAGAAAAGAGTTGATACTCATAAGATGGCTGAAGCAAATAAAGCATTCTCACACTTTAGATTTTAA
- the rpmC gene encoding 50S ribosomal protein L29, giving the protein MKQSEIKELSTADLQDKLGALKKNYTDLKMAHAITPLDNPLQLRTLRRTVARIATELTKRELQ; this is encoded by the coding sequence ATGAAACAATCAGAAATAAAAGAATTATCAACAGCTGACTTACAAGATAAGCTTGGAGCGTTGAAGAAAAATTATACTGATCTTAAGATGGCTCACGCTATAACTCCATTGGATAATCCATTGCAGTTAAGAACCTTAAGAAGAACTGTTGCAAGAATTGCAACAGAGTTAACTAAAAGAGAATTACAATAA
- the rplD gene encoding 50S ribosomal protein L4: protein MKVAVLDITGKDTGRKVELSNEVFGIEPNDHAIYLDVKQYLANQRQGTHKSKERGEIAGSTRKIKKQKGTGTARAGSIKSPVFRGGGRIFGPRPRNYSFKLNKNLKRLARKSALSIQAKDSNLVVIEDFNFETPKTQEFVKVLKALELDAKKSLFVLGSENKNVYLSSRNLKNSKVVSATGINTYNVLNAGKVVIAESTLEGIESNLSK from the coding sequence ATGAAGGTAGCAGTATTAGATATTACAGGAAAAGATACTGGTAGAAAAGTTGAACTTTCTAACGAAGTATTCGGAATCGAGCCAAACGATCATGCAATCTATTTAGATGTTAAGCAATATTTGGCTAATCAAAGACAAGGTACTCACAAATCTAAAGAGAGAGGTGAGATTGCTGGAAGTACTAGAAAGATTAAAAAACAAAAAGGTACAGGTACTGCACGTGCTGGTAGTATAAAGTCTCCAGTTTTTAGAGGTGGAGGACGTATCTTCGGTCCAAGACCAAGAAACTATTCTTTCAAATTAAACAAGAACTTAAAGCGTTTAGCTCGTAAATCAGCTTTAAGTATTCAAGCAAAAGATAGCAATTTAGTAGTAATTGAAGATTTCAACTTTGAAACTCCAAAAACTCAAGAATTTGTTAAGGTGTTAAAGGCTTTAGAATTAGATGCGAAGAAATCATTATTCGTATTAGGTTCAGAAAATAAGAATGTATACTTATCTTCTCGTAACTTAAAAAACTCTAAAGTAGTTAGTGCAACAGGAATAAATACTTACAACGTGTTAAACGCTGGGAAAGTAGTTATCGCTGAGAGCACATTAGAAGGAATTGAATCTAATTTAAGTAAATAG
- the fusA gene encoding elongation factor G: MARDLKFTRNIGIAAHIDAGKTTTTERILYYTGVSHKIGEVHDGAATMDWMEQEQERGITITSAATSCTWEFPTENGQKLPDTKGYHFNIIDTPGHVDFTVEVNRSLRVLDGLVFLFSAVDGVEPQSETNWRLADNYKVPRMGFVNKMDRQGSNFLAVCQQVKDMLGSNAVPIVLPIGEEADFKGVIDLVKNRAIVWHDETKGSTFDIIDIPEDLKEEAAEYRAKLIEEVAAYDENLLEKFMEDENSITEEEVHAALRAAVMDMSIIPMVCGSAFKNKGVQFLLDGVCRYLPSPVDKDAIVGTDPETGEEVVRKPDVKEPFSALAFKIATDPFVGRLAFFRAYSGRLDAGSYVLNNRSGKKERISRIYQMHSNKQNALDFIEAGDIGAAVGFKDIKTGDTLSAEKAPIVLESMDFPDPVIGIAVEPKTKADVDKLGLALGKLAEEDPTFTVRTDEASGQTIISGMGELHLDIIVDRLKREFKVEVNEGQPQVEYKEAITASAEHREVYKKQSGGRGKFADIVFTMEPADEGATGLQFESIIKGGNVPKEFVPSVEKGFKEAMKNGPLAGYEMDSMKVTLKDGSFHPVDSDQLSFELAAKMGYKAAAKAAKAKIMEPIMKLEVLTPEENMGDIVGDLNRRRGQVSDMSDRAGSKVVKATVPLSEMFGYVTALRTMSSGRATSTMEFSHYAETPSNISEEVIANAKG; the protein is encoded by the coding sequence ATGGCTAGAGATTTAAAATTTACAAGAAATATTGGTATTGCTGCCCACATTGATGCGGGTAAGACTACAACAACTGAGCGTATCCTTTATTATACAGGGGTTTCTCACAAAATTGGAGAGGTGCACGATGGTGCTGCTACAATGGACTGGATGGAGCAAGAGCAAGAAAGAGGTATTACAATTACTTCTGCTGCTACTTCATGTACTTGGGAATTCCCAACTGAAAATGGACAAAAATTACCTGATACAAAAGGATATCACTTTAACATTATTGATACTCCTGGTCACGTTGACTTTACAGTAGAGGTAAACCGTTCATTACGTGTATTAGATGGATTAGTATTCTTATTCTCAGCTGTTGATGGTGTTGAGCCTCAGTCAGAAACTAACTGGCGTTTAGCTGATAACTATAAAGTGCCTCGTATGGGGTTTGTTAATAAGATGGACCGTCAAGGATCTAACTTCTTAGCAGTTTGTCAGCAAGTAAAAGATATGTTAGGTTCTAATGCAGTGCCAATCGTATTACCAATTGGTGAAGAAGCTGATTTTAAAGGTGTGATTGATTTAGTAAAGAACCGTGCTATTGTTTGGCATGATGAAACTAAAGGATCTACTTTTGATATTATTGATATTCCAGAAGATTTAAAAGAAGAGGCTGCTGAATACAGAGCTAAATTAATCGAGGAAGTAGCTGCTTACGATGAGAATTTATTAGAGAAATTCATGGAAGATGAAAACTCTATTACAGAAGAAGAAGTGCATGCTGCTTTACGTGCTGCTGTAATGGATATGTCTATCATTCCTATGGTATGTGGTTCTGCTTTCAAAAATAAAGGTGTACAGTTCTTATTAGACGGAGTTTGTCGTTATTTACCTTCACCAGTAGATAAGGATGCTATCGTTGGAACTGATCCTGAAACAGGAGAAGAGGTTGTACGTAAGCCAGATGTAAAAGAGCCTTTCTCAGCGTTAGCATTTAAAATTGCTACTGATCCTTTCGTAGGTCGTTTAGCATTCTTCCGTGCTTACTCTGGTCGTTTAGACGCTGGTTCTTATGTGTTAAACAACCGTTCAGGTAAGAAAGAGCGTATTTCTCGTATTTACCAAATGCACTCAAATAAGCAAAACGCTTTAGATTTTATCGAAGCTGGAGATATTGGAGCTGCTGTTGGATTTAAAGATATTAAAACAGGAGATACTTTATCTGCTGAGAAAGCACCAATCGTTTTAGAATCGATGGACTTCCCAGATCCAGTAATCGGTATCGCTGTTGAGCCAAAAACAAAAGCGGATGTTGATAAGTTAGGATTAGCTTTAGGTAAATTAGCTGAAGAGGATCCAACATTTACAGTAAGAACTGACGAAGCTTCAGGACAGACTATTATTTCTGGAATGGGTGAGTTGCACTTAGATATTATTGTTGATCGTTTAAAGCGTGAGTTTAAAGTTGAAGTAAACGAAGGTCAACCACAAGTAGAGTACAAAGAAGCTATTACTGCTTCGGCTGAACACAGAGAGGTTTATAAGAAACAATCTGGTGGTCGTGGTAAATTCGCGGATATTGTATTTACAATGGAGCCTGCTGACGAAGGAGCAACAGGATTACAATTTGAATCTATCATTAAAGGTGGTAACGTTCCTAAAGAATTTGTACCATCTGTAGAAAAAGGATTTAAAGAGGCTATGAAAAATGGTCCTTTAGCTGGATACGAGATGGATTCAATGAAGGTTACTTTAAAGGATGGATCTTTCCACCCTGTGGATTCTGATCAGTTATCATTCGAATTAGCTGCAAAAATGGGTTATAAAGCTGCTGCAAAAGCTGCAAAAGCTAAAATCATGGAGCCTATTATGAAGTTAGAAGTGTTAACTCCTGAGGAGAACATGGGTGATATCGTAGGAGATTTAAATAGAAGACGTGGTCAGGTTTCTGATATGTCTGATAGAGCGGGATCTAAAGTTGTTAAAGCTACAGTTCCATTATCTGAAATGTTCGGATATGTTACTGCTTTAAGAACAATGTCTTCTGGTAGAGCTACATCTACAATGGAATTCTCTCACTATGCTGAGACTCCATCAAATATTTCAGAAGAAGTAATCGCTAATGCTAAAGGTTAA
- the rpsQ gene encoding 30S ribosomal protein S17: protein MEKRNLRKERIGVVSSNKMEKSIVVSEVKRVKHPMYGKFVKKTKKYVAHDENNDCNIGDTVRIMETRPLSKSKRWRLVEILERAK from the coding sequence ATGGAAAAAAGAAATCTTAGAAAAGAGAGAATAGGTGTAGTATCTAGCAACAAAATGGAGAAATCTATCGTAGTTAGCGAGGTAAAAAGAGTAAAGCACCCAATGTACGGTAAATTCGTTAAGAAAACGAAAAAGTACGTTGCACATGACGAGAATAACGATTGCAACATTGGAGATACAGTAAGAATAATGGAAACTCGTCCATTAAGTAAATCTAAGCGTTGGAGATTAGTAGAAATCCTAGAAAGAGCTAAATAA
- the rplV gene encoding 50S ribosomal protein L22, with protein MGSRKKNMATQLKEAKKQRAFAKLTNCPTSPRKMRLVADQVRGVEVEKALQILKFSPKEASRNLEKLLLSAIANWQAKNEDASMEDAGLFVKSIYVDSAGMLKRLRPAPQGRAHRIRKRSNHVTLELGTKNNSN; from the coding sequence ATGGGAAGTCGTAAAAAAAACATGGCAACGCAGTTAAAAGAAGCTAAGAAGCAAAGAGCTTTCGCTAAGCTTACTAACTGTCCTACGTCACCAAGAAAAATGCGTTTAGTAGCGGATCAAGTAAGAGGTGTAGAAGTTGAAAAAGCTTTACAAATCTTAAAATTCAGTCCGAAAGAAGCATCTCGTAACTTAGAAAAGTTATTATTATCAGCTATTGCTAACTGGCAAGCTAAAAATGAAGATGCAAGCATGGAGGATGCTGGATTATTCGTGAAATCTATTTATGTAGATAGCGCAGGGATGTTAAAGAGATTAAGACCAGCTCCACAAGGTCGTGCACACAGAATTCGTAAACGTTCTAATCACGTTACTTTAGAGTTAGGAACTAAAAATAACAGTAATTAA
- the rpsJ gene encoding 30S ribosomal protein S10, with the protein MSQKIRIKLKSYDYNLVDKSAEKIVKTVKSTGAVVNGPIPLPTHKKIFTVLRSPHVNKKSREQFQLSAYKRLLDIYSSSSKTIDALMKLELPSGVEVEIKV; encoded by the coding sequence ATGAGTCAAAAAATTAGAATAAAATTAAAATCTTACGATTACAACTTAGTTGATAAATCAGCAGAGAAAATCGTTAAGACAGTAAAAAGTACTGGAGCGGTTGTTAACGGACCAATCCCATTACCAACTCATAAAAAGATTTTTACAGTATTACGTTCACCACACGTAAACAAAAAGTCTAGAGAGCAATTTCAATTATCTGCTTACAAGCGTTTATTAGACATTTATAGTTCTTCATCTAAGACTATCGATGCATTAATGAAGCTTGAATTACCAAGTGGAGTTGAGGTAGAGATCAAGGTATAA
- the rplW gene encoding 50S ribosomal protein L23: MSILIKPIITEKATGDSERFNRYTFVVNKNANKIQIKDAVEAAYGVTVEKVRTLNHPALRKTKYTKKGLVTGLTSGYKKAVVQLAEGEIDFYNNL, encoded by the coding sequence ATGAGTATTTTAATTAAACCTATTATTACGGAGAAAGCAACTGGAGATAGCGAACGTTTTAATCGTTATACTTTTGTTGTAAACAAGAATGCTAACAAAATTCAAATTAAGGATGCTGTTGAAGCTGCTTACGGAGTAACTGTAGAGAAAGTAAGAACTTTAAATCATCCAGCGTTAAGAAAAACTAAGTACACTAAAAAAGGTTTAGTTACTGGTTTAACAAGCGGTTATAAAAAAGCGGTTGTTCAGTTAGCAGAAGGCGAAATTGATTTTTATAACAATCTATAA